A section of the Tepidanaerobacter syntrophicus genome encodes:
- a CDS encoding selenium metabolism-associated LysR family transcriptional regulator translates to MNIDFLKAFAAIAKTGSLTQAAEELFITQPALSQQIKQLENYFSIQLLKRSNRGTSLTDAGRLLYDYSVRITDLFSELESKMDSLRASVEGSLTIGATSVVGGYAVPCSIFIFKEKYPETNLKLKVGNQTQVISDLKDEIVDVAVIEGDRVSGPFAIEEIATDDMTVIVPNKEPWNGKKYLLPEDFVKQPLIMREHGSGTRQVVENCLSSAGIDISSLNIVMELSSVDSIKAAVEAGHGISIMSKLALKKELHNKTLKAVDIKGITLKQKIYLAYKTEKAQSIVARAFIKFLHLPSRGFC, encoded by the coding sequence ATGAATATCGATTTTTTAAAGGCATTTGCTGCTATAGCTAAAACCGGTTCCCTTACCCAGGCTGCCGAGGAACTTTTTATCACTCAGCCGGCTCTTTCTCAACAAATAAAGCAATTGGAAAATTATTTCTCGATACAGCTGTTGAAGCGAAGCAATCGTGGCACAAGTTTAACCGACGCAGGTAGGCTGCTTTACGATTATTCCGTCAGGATAACAGACCTTTTTAGCGAGCTGGAATCCAAGATGGACAGCCTGCGTGCCTCGGTAGAAGGCAGTCTTACTATCGGAGCCACTTCGGTTGTCGGCGGTTATGCGGTGCCGTGCAGTATATTTATATTCAAAGAGAAATACCCTGAAACAAATTTAAAATTAAAAGTGGGAAATCAAACACAGGTTATCAGTGACTTAAAAGATGAAATAGTTGATGTGGCAGTTATTGAGGGCGATCGGGTTTCAGGTCCTTTTGCTATTGAAGAAATAGCCACTGATGATATGACAGTTATAGTGCCGAATAAAGAGCCCTGGAATGGCAAAAAATATTTGCTGCCGGAGGACTTTGTAAAACAACCCCTCATTATGAGGGAGCACGGCTCCGGCACTCGGCAAGTTGTTGAAAATTGCTTGAGCTCGGCAGGAATTGATATTTCCTCTCTTAACATTGTCATGGAACTTAGCAGCGTAGACTCCATCAAGGCCGCTGTAGAAGCAGGTCACGGCATATCAATAATGTCAAAACTTGCCCTTAAAAAAGAACTGCACAATAAAACTCTTAAGGCCGTTGATATCAAGGGCATAACTTTAAAGCAAAAAATTTACCTTGCCTATAAAACAGAAAAAGCCCAGAGCATTGTAGCACGGGCATTTATAAAGTTTTTACACCTTCCCAGCCGCGGATTTTGTTAA
- a CDS encoding YeeE/YedE thiosulfate transporter family protein, with protein MNRYQEEAAKLKKALLKDPFPYWMGAILLGLLNIVTVIIFKSGLGVTTTFSHWAAWILKALGGHPENWVFYQSESASKALAAGFMRDGGTMQNLGIIFGAMLATLLASQFRVKKIKNSKQIVAAALGGIMMGVGARLSYGCNIGALFSGMASMSLHGWVFMFAMFIGAFFGSKLLVKYFI; from the coding sequence ATGAACAGATATCAGGAAGAAGCGGCCAAACTGAAAAAAGCATTGCTAAAAGACCCCTTTCCATATTGGATGGGAGCCATACTTCTGGGGCTTTTGAATATAGTGACAGTTATTATATTTAAATCAGGCTTGGGAGTAACTACGACTTTTTCTCATTGGGCAGCATGGATTCTCAAAGCCCTGGGAGGTCATCCGGAAAACTGGGTTTTTTATCAGTCAGAATCGGCATCTAAAGCTCTTGCCGCAGGCTTTATGAGAGATGGCGGAACTATGCAAAATCTGGGGATTATCTTTGGCGCTATGCTTGCAACCTTACTGGCTTCCCAGTTTAGAGTCAAGAAAATTAAAAACTCTAAGCAAATAGTGGCGGCAGCATTAGGCGGTATTATGATGGGAGTTGGCGCAAGGCTGTCATATGGCTGCAACATAGGAGCCCTTTTTAGCGGAATGGCTTCTATGTCGCTGCATGGCTGGGTGTTTATGTTTGCCATGTTTATTGGAGCTTTCTTTGGCTCAAAACTTCTGGTAAAGTATTTCATTTAA
- a CDS encoding sulfurtransferase TusA family protein yields MTEHYIDAMGFMCPVPNMMVQEKLEQAQQGDVIILETDHSCAAVNIINDMKKKKIRATSQEIDNGIWRVVIRL; encoded by the coding sequence TTGACAGAACATTACATTGACGCAATGGGTTTTATGTGTCCGGTGCCTAATATGATGGTGCAGGAAAAACTAGAACAAGCTCAGCAAGGGGATGTTATCATACTTGAAACAGACCACAGCTGTGCAGCCGTAAACATAATAAATGATATGAAAAAGAAAAAAATCCGAGCTACATCCCAAGAAATTGATAATGGTATATGGCGTGTTGTGATAAGATTATAA
- a CDS encoding metallophosphoesterase, translating into MKITSKNSKLRIGIVSCIIIGIFVFLYVEANWLQVSDYTIVSPKIPKEFEGFRIVQLSDLHSKEFGKNNELLIQKIKAQNPDIIVATGDMLSSGDDRGEVFYDLARELVKNYDVYYIKGNHEQITEFKAQEVGSEWFKSYIDSLKELGVIVLENEKVSLKKDDASINLYGLETSLLLYRGRYSSNYNGEKSIDVPSIEKKLGRCEREKYNILLTHNPAYFQIYSQWGADLVLSGHVHGGIVRLPLLGGLLSPDATFFPKYDAGEFELGDSKMIVSRGLGNSTLKLRVFNRPEIITITLHCLNAKT; encoded by the coding sequence ATGAAGATTACAAGCAAAAATAGTAAACTGCGTATTGGAATTGTTTCGTGCATAATTATTGGCATTTTTGTATTTCTATATGTAGAAGCAAACTGGCTGCAAGTAAGCGACTACACGATTGTATCGCCTAAAATCCCCAAGGAATTTGAAGGTTTCAGGATAGTTCAACTTTCTGACTTGCATAGCAAGGAATTTGGAAAAAACAATGAGCTTCTTATACAAAAAATTAAGGCTCAAAATCCTGATATTATTGTAGCAACAGGGGACATGCTAAGTTCCGGCGATGATAGAGGGGAAGTATTCTATGATTTAGCAAGAGAACTTGTGAAAAACTATGATGTATATTACATAAAAGGAAATCACGAACAAATAACGGAATTTAAAGCGCAAGAAGTAGGTTCCGAATGGTTTAAATCTTACATAGACAGCTTAAAGGAACTAGGCGTTATTGTATTAGAAAATGAAAAAGTCAGCCTAAAAAAGGATGATGCTTCAATAAATCTTTATGGTCTTGAGACTTCGCTGCTGCTTTACAGGGGAAGATACTCTTCTAACTATAATGGAGAAAAATCCATAGATGTACCCAGCATTGAAAAAAAATTAGGCAGGTGTGAAAGAGAAAAATACAATATACTGCTTACCCATAATCCGGCGTATTTTCAGATATACAGCCAGTGGGGCGCGGATCTTGTTTTATCGGGTCATGTTCACGGAGGAATTGTAAGGCTGCCGCTTTTAGGCGGACTGCTTTCTCCTGATGCCACATTTTTCCCAAAATACGATGCAGGCGAATTTGAACTTGGCGACTCAAAGATGATAGTAAGCAGGGGATTAGGCAACAGCACCCTAAAACTTCGAGTCTTTAACCGCCCCGAAATAATAACCATCACCCTGCACTGCCTAAATGCCAAAACTTAA
- the trxB gene encoding thioredoxin-disulfide reductase yields the protein MPDKKVENYDVIVIGGGAAGMTAAIYAGRARLSTLLIEKTLMGGLATYTNEIENYPGFPEGTNGEELMKLFERQMKKFNVKTKLADVRQVDLNGDTKIVKTLRTDYHAKAVVIATGGKPRLTGAKGEEKFLFGRGISFCATCDAAYYTDKEVLVVGSGDAAIEEAIFLSRFAKKIYISVIHDEGIMDANKVAQEQAMKNEKLHFIWNTVVDEFVGEEHLEKVMLKNVKTGEKIPVKVDGCFLFIGYLPNTEIFRGMVDISDRGYIITDENMQTNIPGVYAVGDVREKALRQVSTAVGDGAVAGYMAERYIEETNVFQREFKEYTGMQLVMCYDPTDAVSREKLAIVEGFAKENPGIKLSKIDVYKGKSMAKRLGVEGDPCLVVMNGGYVDYTIPLSELSEDMLRHLKEDKAANL from the coding sequence ATGCCGGACAAAAAAGTTGAAAATTATGATGTCATAGTCATCGGAGGCGGAGCAGCAGGCATGACGGCAGCGATATATGCTGGACGAGCCAGGCTTTCCACCCTGCTTATCGAAAAGACGCTTATGGGCGGTCTTGCAACTTATACTAACGAAATAGAAAACTATCCGGGCTTTCCTGAAGGCACAAACGGGGAAGAACTTATGAAACTTTTTGAACGTCAAATGAAGAAGTTTAATGTTAAGACAAAACTTGCCGATGTGCGGCAGGTGGACTTAAACGGCGATACCAAGATAGTAAAAACCCTTCGCACCGATTACCATGCAAAAGCTGTGGTCATTGCAACAGGCGGTAAACCCAGGCTTACTGGCGCAAAGGGAGAGGAGAAGTTTTTATTCGGTCGCGGCATATCATTTTGTGCAACTTGCGATGCGGCTTACTACACCGACAAAGAAGTTCTTGTAGTAGGCAGTGGGGATGCAGCTATTGAAGAAGCAATTTTTCTTTCAAGGTTTGCCAAAAAAATATATATCTCAGTAATTCATGATGAAGGAATCATGGATGCCAACAAAGTAGCGCAGGAACAGGCTATGAAAAACGAGAAGCTGCATTTCATCTGGAATACCGTAGTAGATGAATTTGTAGGTGAAGAACATCTGGAAAAGGTAATGCTGAAAAACGTAAAAACCGGAGAAAAAATTCCGGTTAAAGTGGATGGCTGTTTCTTATTCATCGGCTACCTGCCGAATACCGAGATTTTCCGCGGAATGGTAGATATTAGCGACAGAGGTTATATAATCACCGATGAAAACATGCAGACAAATATCCCCGGGGTCTATGCTGTAGGAGATGTGCGGGAAAAGGCACTGCGTCAAGTCTCAACGGCTGTAGGAGATGGAGCTGTTGCAGGCTATATGGCTGAAAGATATATTGAAGAAACCAATGTTTTTCAGAGGGAATTCAAAGAATACACAGGTATGCAGCTTGTTATGTGCTATGACCCTACTGATGCAGTGAGCAGAGAGAAGTTAGCTATTGTGGAGGGATTTGCTAAAGAAAATCCGGGAATCAAACTCAGCAAAATCGATGTGTATAAAGGCAAAAGTATGGCTAAAAGACTGGGCGTTGAAGGCGATCCCTGCCTGGTAGTTATGAACGGCGGATATGTGGACTATACCATACCTCTTTCTGAACTTAGCGAAGATATGCTAAGACATTTGAAAGAAGATAAGGCTGCAAATCTCTAA
- the pfkB gene encoding 1-phosphofructokinase: MQMVITVTLNPALDRTLNVDNFTIGTVNRVVGARYDIGGKGINVSKVLKNFNIDSLCLGFLGGIWEGYFLQELKRRNISSNFTHIDEDTRTNTKVVDAIKGTFTDINEAGPEIKKSELEKFMYTFENSCKNGDIVILSGGVSPSVPCDIYGKLIKIAKEKGATTILDAEEELLKEGVKAKPDIIKPNIHELTKLMNLDDGSDDAIIKAGKKLVGYGIKKVLVSLGERGAIYVTENGVYKCDGLKVPVKSTVGAGDSMVAALAYSLINDFSDEYTLKFANACGAATVMLEGTEACTLEQVKDLVDNVFIKGENY, translated from the coding sequence ATGCAGATGGTGATTACAGTAACTCTAAATCCGGCACTAGATAGAACGCTTAATGTGGACAATTTTACCATAGGAACAGTAAACAGGGTAGTCGGGGCAAGATATGACATCGGCGGCAAGGGAATTAACGTCTCAAAAGTTCTGAAAAATTTCAATATAGACTCTTTATGTCTCGGCTTCTTGGGCGGAATTTGGGAAGGTTATTTTTTGCAAGAGTTAAAACGCCGGAATATCTCCTCGAATTTTACCCATATAGACGAGGATACAAGGACTAACACAAAAGTAGTAGATGCCATAAAGGGCACGTTTACAGATATAAATGAAGCAGGTCCCGAGATAAAAAAATCAGAGCTTGAAAAATTCATGTATACTTTTGAAAATTCATGCAAGAACGGCGATATAGTAATTTTATCAGGGGGAGTAAGTCCATCGGTGCCTTGCGATATTTACGGGAAACTTATTAAAATAGCCAAGGAAAAAGGAGCTACAACAATACTTGATGCGGAAGAGGAGCTGCTTAAAGAAGGGGTCAAAGCAAAACCGGATATTATAAAGCCCAATATACACGAACTTACAAAACTCATGAATCTAGATGATGGCTCAGATGATGCCATAATAAAAGCCGGAAAAAAACTGGTAGGATATGGGATAAAAAAGGTTCTTGTTTCCTTAGGGGAGCGGGGCGCAATATATGTGACGGAAAATGGAGTATACAAGTGCGACGGATTGAAAGTGCCGGTAAAAAGCACGGTAGGAGCAGGGGATTCTATGGTAGCAGCTCTTGCTTATAGTTTAATAAATGATTTTAGCGATGAATATACGTTAAAATTTGCAAATGCCTGCGGAGCAGCAACTGTAATGTTGGAAGGCACAGAAGCATGCACTTTAGAGCAAGTTAAAGATTTAGTGGATAATGTTTTCATTAAGGGGGAAAATTATTAA
- a CDS encoding LacI family DNA-binding transcriptional regulator — MSATIRDVAKLAGVSVSTVSRVINNASNVNDKTRQNVMDAIKKLNFKPNRIAQSLGSGSFNAIGVVSTRSLQQAFHNPYFSLMIQAIGEVSEEKNYDIILNNALNEEKEIEKCLSMIESKIVQGLILLSSRMNDRLIEKLYQSNIPFVVVGRVVDERLANEVYSVDTDNLNDCKEAVSYLIKLGHKRIGCIHAPLKYVVSVDRLEGYIAAHKESGLPVDYSIIENGQYTINDAYQAAINILKSPTPPTAIFATDDIKAIGAYKAIKELNLKIPDDISLVGHNNYEYSTIMSPELTTIDVPIEQLGKVSAKVLFNLIEGRKTQQRTLLKTKFIIRQSCKAINENSLEPV; from the coding sequence GTGAGTGCAACAATACGTGATGTGGCTAAACTGGCAGGAGTATCTGTATCAACCGTTTCGAGAGTTATAAACAATGCTTCTAATGTTAATGATAAAACAAGGCAAAATGTTATGGATGCCATAAAAAAACTTAATTTCAAACCCAATAGAATTGCTCAAAGTTTGGGCAGCGGTTCATTCAATGCCATCGGAGTTGTCTCTACACGTTCTTTGCAGCAAGCTTTTCATAATCCATACTTTAGCTTGATGATACAGGCAATTGGCGAAGTGTCTGAAGAAAAAAATTACGATATTATTCTTAACAATGCGCTTAATGAAGAAAAAGAAATAGAAAAATGCTTATCAATGATTGAAAGTAAGATTGTTCAAGGGCTTATACTTCTTAGCTCAAGAATGAACGACAGGCTAATAGAAAAGCTATATCAGTCTAACATACCTTTTGTAGTAGTGGGCCGAGTTGTTGACGAAAGACTTGCAAATGAGGTTTACTCCGTTGATACAGATAATCTTAATGATTGCAAAGAAGCGGTCAGTTATCTTATAAAATTAGGCCATAAAAGAATAGGGTGTATACACGCTCCTCTAAAATATGTAGTAAGTGTGGACAGGCTTGAAGGATATATAGCCGCTCACAAAGAATCAGGACTCCCTGTTGACTATTCTATTATTGAAAATGGTCAATACACAATAAATGATGCATATCAAGCCGCGATTAATATATTAAAAAGCCCTACTCCTCCCACTGCTATCTTTGCTACAGATGATATTAAAGCAATTGGCGCCTATAAAGCCATCAAAGAATTGAACTTAAAAATCCCTGATGATATTTCTTTAGTGGGTCATAATAATTATGAATACTCTACAATAATGAGTCCTGAACTCACCACTATAGATGTTCCTATAGAACAATTGGGAAAGGTTTCAGCAAAAGTGTTATTCAATTTAATCGAGGGGAGAAAAACCCAGCAGCGGACTCTACTTAAAACAAAGTTTATTATACGCCAATCATGTAAGGCGATAAACGAAAATAGCTTGGAGCCTGTTTAA
- a CDS encoding YeeE/YedE thiosulfate transporter family protein: MAQSEVSLKSRIKSKPAAKKKNQIGYGIALLALIIVFGWYLSTVATSVALRWMIGIAFGFILQRSRFCFTAAMRDPFLTGSTSLLRAVIIAILVAMIGFSAVQFAAVSAGEAVPGNISPVGIHTLLGGIIFGIGAVIAGGCASGTLMRVGEAYVMNMVALVFFVIGSGFGAYIFGWVKDNIVRSSPAVFLPDVLGWPLAFFGQILVLFGLYWLAFWWDYREV, translated from the coding sequence GTGGCACAATCAGAAGTTTCACTGAAATCCAGGATAAAATCAAAACCTGCTGCTAAAAAGAAGAACCAGATAGGTTACGGCATCGCACTACTTGCACTAATAATTGTTTTTGGCTGGTATTTATCTACTGTAGCAACTTCCGTAGCTCTTCGCTGGATGATTGGAATTGCTTTCGGGTTTATTCTGCAGCGCTCCAGGTTTTGCTTTACCGCAGCTATGAGGGATCCCTTTTTAACAGGCAGTACATCACTTCTAAGAGCGGTTATCATAGCAATCCTGGTAGCCATGATAGGATTTTCAGCGGTGCAATTTGCGGCAGTAAGCGCAGGAGAGGCTGTTCCCGGCAACATAAGCCCTGTGGGAATCCATACTCTACTCGGAGGAATTATCTTTGGGATAGGGGCGGTTATCGCCGGCGGTTGTGCGTCAGGGACTTTGATGAGGGTAGGCGAAGCATATGTGATGAATATGGTGGCACTGGTGTTTTTTGTTATCGGCTCAGGATTTGGAGCATATATCTTCGGTTGGGTAAAAGATAACATAGTGCGCTCTTCGCCTGCAGTATTTCTTCCTGATGTGCTCGGTTGGCCCTTAGCTTTCTTCGGGCAGATATTGGTACTTTTTGGATTATATTGGCTGGCTTTTTGGTGGGATTATAGAGAAGTATAA
- a CDS encoding exodeoxyribonuclease III, whose translation MRIVSWNVNGLRACLDKGFLDYFKKVDADIFAIQETKLQEGQVELELEGYEQYWNYAKRKGYSGTAVFTKIKPISVSYGIDIEEHDGEGRVITLEFENFYFVNVYVPNSQRGLTRLDYRMKWEDDFREYLIKLDGTKPVICCGDKNVAHQEIDLKNPKSNRKNAGFTDEERQKMTELLSSGFIDAFRYLYPDRKDAYTWWSYMFKAREKNIGWRIDYFIVSERLKDKIRDVEIHSDVMGSDHCPILLDIDI comes from the coding sequence TTGAGGATAGTTTCATGGAACGTAAATGGTCTTAGAGCATGTCTTGACAAAGGATTTTTAGATTATTTTAAAAAAGTAGATGCAGATATATTTGCAATACAGGAAACAAAGTTGCAAGAAGGGCAAGTAGAGCTTGAACTGGAAGGTTATGAGCAATACTGGAATTATGCAAAGCGAAAGGGATACTCAGGCACAGCGGTTTTTACAAAAATAAAGCCCATTTCCGTTTCATATGGAATAGACATAGAGGAACACGACGGGGAGGGCAGGGTTATAACCCTCGAATTTGAAAATTTCTACTTTGTAAATGTGTATGTGCCTAATTCTCAAAGAGGCCTGACCCGCCTGGATTACAGGATGAAATGGGAAGACGACTTTAGAGAATACCTCATAAAGTTAGATGGTACAAAACCGGTGATCTGCTGCGGGGATAAAAACGTGGCTCATCAGGAAATAGATTTAAAAAACCCTAAAAGCAACAGAAAAAATGCAGGCTTTACTGATGAAGAACGGCAGAAGATGACAGAGCTGCTAAGCTCCGGCTTTATAGATGCATTTCGATATCTTTATCCTGACAGAAAAGATGCTTATACCTGGTGGTCTTATATGTTCAAGGCTCGAGAAAAGAATATCGGTTGGAGAATTGACTATTTTATAGTATCCGAAAGATTAAAAGATAAAATTCGAGATGTAGAGATTCATTCAGACGTTATGGGAAGCGATCACTGTCCGATACTTTTAGATATCGATATATGA
- a CDS encoding PTS sugar transporter subunit IIA, translating into MEIRDMFSKERTSFDLKATTKEEVIDELIDILYKDGKITDKEEFKKAVLKREEEFSTGIGMGIAIPHGKSAAVKEASIVFGKSTKGIDFNSMDGEPAHLFFLIAVPEESDDVHLKALSEISRRLMHEEVREKLYKAQSFEDFIEAF; encoded by the coding sequence ATGGAAATCAGAGACATGTTTTCAAAAGAAAGAACAAGTTTTGATTTAAAGGCAACTACCAAAGAAGAGGTTATAGATGAACTTATAGATATTTTATACAAAGACGGAAAGATAACAGATAAAGAAGAATTTAAAAAAGCGGTATTAAAGAGAGAAGAAGAGTTTTCAACAGGTATAGGAATGGGAATTGCCATTCCTCATGGCAAAAGCGCCGCAGTTAAAGAAGCTTCAATAGTTTTTGGTAAAAGCACAAAGGGTATCGATTTCAATTCCATGGACGGCGAGCCGGCTCATTTGTTCTTTCTTATAGCTGTTCCTGAGGAATCTGACGATGTGCATCTTAAGGCTTTAAGCGAGATATCAAGGAGGCTGATGCATGAGGAAGTAAGGGAAAAACTCTATAAGGCTCAAAGCTTCGAGGATTTTATAGAAGCATTCTAA
- a CDS encoding sulfurtransferase TusA family protein, producing the protein MAEVYLDCLGEACPVPLIKTQNKLKELNVGDILIVQIDHSCAMKNVPEWARKEGYPVELEEIEEGRYDIYIEKNK; encoded by the coding sequence ATGGCAGAAGTATATCTTGATTGTTTAGGAGAGGCTTGTCCCGTACCCCTTATAAAAACTCAAAATAAGTTAAAGGAGCTCAATGTTGGCGATATTCTAATTGTGCAGATAGATCACAGCTGCGCTATGAAAAACGTGCCGGAATGGGCAAGAAAAGAAGGATATCCTGTAGAATTAGAAGAGATTGAAGAAGGGCGCTACGATATTTATATTGAGAAAAATAAGTAA
- a CDS encoding PTS fructose transporter subunit IIC, producing the protein MKIVAVTSCPTGIAHTYMAAEALQMAAKELGHEIKVETQGSVGAENVITEEDLRQADAVIIAADTNVDKSRFTGLPVIEASVSEAIKNPKALINKALSAKPKVSAVKETVQPKSKEKESQKGLYKHLMTGVSYMIPFVVAGGILIALGFAFGGIYVYENVGSLGEIIFSTGKLAFSLMVPVLAGYIAYSISDRPGLVPGFVGGALADKLGAGFIGALLAGLIAGYTVAFLKKYIKLPKSMQGLMPVLVLPVLSTLIMGLVMVLVLGGPVKSINDAMSAWLNNLQGSSAVLLGIVLGCMMAFDMGGPINKAAYAFGTATIAAGQPTPIMAAVMAAGMVPPLGIALATIIAKNKFTAAEIEAGKAGWVLGLSFITEGAIPFAAADPFRVIPSIMAGSAVAGALSMLFGCALAVPHGGIWVLFIPNVVTNLFFYILSIAIGTVVTGLLLSILKKPIENSSSL; encoded by the coding sequence ATGAAAATTGTAGCTGTTACGTCATGCCCTACGGGCATAGCTCATACCTATATGGCTGCTGAAGCGCTTCAAATGGCAGCTAAAGAGCTTGGTCATGAGATAAAGGTGGAGACCCAAGGTTCTGTAGGCGCAGAAAACGTTATAACAGAAGAAGATTTAAGGCAGGCAGATGCGGTTATCATTGCCGCTGATACTAATGTTGACAAATCTAGATTTACAGGGCTTCCGGTAATAGAAGCTTCTGTAAGCGAGGCGATAAAAAATCCAAAGGCCCTTATAAATAAAGCCCTATCCGCTAAGCCGAAGGTGAGTGCGGTAAAAGAAACTGTCCAGCCAAAAAGTAAAGAAAAGGAATCTCAAAAAGGTCTTTATAAGCATTTAATGACAGGCGTATCATATATGATACCCTTTGTAGTGGCAGGCGGAATATTAATAGCCTTGGGATTTGCCTTTGGAGGCATATATGTTTATGAAAACGTAGGAAGCCTCGGCGAGATTATCTTCTCAACAGGGAAATTAGCTTTTTCGCTAATGGTCCCGGTGCTTGCAGGTTATATTGCTTATTCCATAAGTGATAGACCGGGTTTGGTCCCTGGATTTGTAGGCGGTGCTCTTGCGGATAAATTAGGTGCAGGATTTATAGGCGCGCTTCTTGCAGGGCTTATAGCAGGTTACACTGTGGCATTTTTAAAGAAATATATTAAGCTGCCAAAATCTATGCAGGGATTGATGCCGGTTTTGGTGCTGCCTGTGCTTTCAACATTGATTATGGGTCTTGTGATGGTGCTGGTATTAGGCGGGCCTGTAAAATCTATAAATGATGCAATGTCAGCATGGCTTAATAACTTACAAGGATCTAGCGCAGTGCTCTTAGGTATAGTGCTGGGCTGCATGATGGCTTTTGACATGGGGGGTCCTATAAACAAAGCGGCATATGCCTTTGGCACTGCTACAATAGCCGCGGGACAACCAACACCGATAATGGCTGCGGTCATGGCTGCCGGCATGGTGCCGCCACTGGGCATAGCCCTTGCAACGATTATTGCTAAAAACAAGTTTACTGCCGCCGAAATAGAAGCAGGAAAAGCAGGCTGGGTCTTAGGACTTTCGTTTATAACAGAAGGGGCAATTCCATTTGCGGCAGCAGATCCCTTTAGAGTGATTCCGTCTATAATGGCAGGTTCAGCAGTAGCGGGAGCCCTTTCTATGCTTTTTGGTTGCGCACTAGCCGTGCCCCATGGCGGTATTTGGGTGCTTTTTATACCAAATGTTGTAACAAATCTATTCTTTTACATTCTTTCTATAGCTATAGGCACAGTAGTTACAGGATTATTGCTTTCGATTTTAAAAAAGCCTATAGAAAATAGCTCCTCTTTATAA
- a CDS encoding DeoR/GlpR family DNA-binding transcription regulator, producing MFAEERQQKILELLEKNSSIKVKELAKMFDVSESTIRRDLQEMEEKQLLKRTHGGAVGIKKMIFEPTFKEKEDKSQREKSIIAKTAASLIEDNDTIILDSGTTTLEIARCLEAKDITVITNSIDIASELSERDDVELVITGGSLRKKTRAMVGHIAESTIRNFRVDKAFIGANGISVKEGITTPNFIEAQTKRAMMEVADKVYIVADASKFNQVCFSVISSIREVTAIITSGDLDEEVIKEFEDAGGKIIIKNE from the coding sequence GTGTTTGCAGAAGAAAGACAGCAAAAAATCCTGGAACTCCTTGAAAAAAACAGCAGTATAAAAGTTAAGGAACTTGCAAAGATGTTTGATGTATCCGAGTCTACTATAAGAAGAGACCTGCAGGAGATGGAAGAAAAACAGCTTTTAAAAAGAACCCATGGGGGAGCAGTTGGAATTAAAAAAATGATATTTGAACCTACTTTCAAGGAAAAGGAAGACAAAAGCCAAAGAGAAAAATCAATTATTGCAAAAACTGCAGCTTCTTTAATAGAAGATAATGATACCATAATCTTGGATTCGGGCACTACTACTCTAGAGATAGCAAGGTGCCTTGAAGCAAAGGACATAACAGTTATAACAAATTCTATTGACATAGCTTCTGAGCTTTCTGAAAGAGACGATGTGGAACTTGTGATTACAGGGGGATCGCTAAGAAAAAAGACTCGGGCCATGGTAGGACATATAGCAGAAAGCACTATACGTAATTTTAGAGTGGACAAAGCCTTCATAGGAGCAAATGGAATTTCCGTAAAAGAAGGTATTACAACGCCAAATTTTATCGAAGCTCAAACCAAAAGGGCCATGATGGAGGTGGCTGACAAGGTATATATAGTAGCAGATGCTTCCAAGTTTAACCAGGTCTGTTTTTCAGTGATAAGTAGTATCAGAGAAGTAACCGCCATTATAACCAGTGGAGATTTAGATGAAGAAGTGATAAAGGAATTTGAAGATGCGGGAGGCAAAATCATCATAAAAAATGAGTAA